A window of the Juglans microcarpa x Juglans regia isolate MS1-56 chromosome 5D, Jm3101_v1.0, whole genome shotgun sequence genome harbors these coding sequences:
- the LOC121266516 gene encoding LOW QUALITY PROTEIN: homeobox-leucine zipper protein HOX11 (The sequence of the model RefSeq protein was modified relative to this genomic sequence to represent the inferred CDS: inserted 1 base in 1 codon) gives MELALSLGDAPKPFAFLDKTTKMSNSGTTLGFCMGVGSGFSGSSDEKRDTREIGDRREVIRAEGDKKISSDPPVQLDLLPFSPVPRSQPPAQLRFPWLTDNLVSEPGSSDGMGRGLDVNRFPMAIAMDEVDDGRXLSSPNSTVSSFQMDFSVRDGGRTKRDLDVETERASSRASDDEENGSTRKKLRLSKEQSAFLEESFKEHSTLNPKQKLALAKQLNLRPRQVEVWFQNRRARTKLKQTEVDCEYLKRCCETLTQENRRLQKELQELRALKTSQPFYMQLPATTLTMCPSCERVATTTTSSNATGTNTTTTTTTNSAAALSLSKGRVYQVQPHMHHAHQPTS, from the exons ATGGAGCTAGCTTTGAGTCTCGGCGATGCACCGAAGCCATTTGCTTTTCTTGACAAAACTACGAAGATGTCAAACAGTGGTACTACTCTAGGGTTCTGCATGGGCGTTGGAAGTGGATTCAGTGGAAGCTCAGACGAGAAAAGAGACACCCGTGAGATTGGTGATAGGAGAGAAGTGATCAGAGCTGAGGGTGACAAAAAAATCTCTTCAGATCCACCTGTTCAGCTTGATCTTCTACCTTTCTCTCCTGTTCCTCGCAGCCAGCCTCCAGCACAGCTTCGATTTCCTTGGCTTACTGATAACT TGGTGTCTGAACCGGGTTCGTCAGATGGCATGGGAAGAGGATTGGATGTAAATCGCTTCCCGATGGCGATAGCGATGGACGAGGTAGACGATGGGC ATCTGTCCTCTCCGAACAGTACAGTTTCATCGTTTCAGATGGATTTCAGTGTTAGGGACGGTGGACGAACCAAGAGAGATTTGGACGTTGAGACTGAAAGAGCTAGTTCAAGAGCTAGTGATGATGAGGAAAACGGATCTACACGGAAGAAACTCAGACTCTCCAAAGAGCAATCTGCTTTCCTAGAGGAGAGTTTCAAAGAGCACAGTACTCTCAACCCT AAGCAAAAGCTTGCTCTGGCAAAACAGTTAAATCTTCGTCCTCGGCAGGTAGAAGTGTGGTTTCAGAACAGAAGAGCAAG GACGAAGCTAAAGCAAACAGAAGTAGATTGCGAGTACTTAAAGAGATGTTGTGAGACATTGACACAGGAGAATAGGAGGTTACAAAAGGAACTGCAGGAATTAAGAGCTTTGAAAACCTCTCAACCATTCTACATGCAGCTCCCTGCCACCACTCTCACCATGTGCCCCTCGTGTGAGCGCGtagccaccaccaccacctcttcCAATGCCACTGGTACCAACaccacaaccaccaccaccacaaactCAGCTGCAGCCTTGTCGCTTTCAAAGGGTCGAGTATATCAAGTACAACCTCACATGCACCATGCCCACCAGCCTACTTCTTGA
- the LOC121265048 gene encoding protein trichome birefringence-like, whose amino-acid sequence MAEAKKYIPIAGGSLISDVKSLFPILKTRRTAVLVYGFVFAFVAFTVFLAFSPSSNSSSPWFINIFGGSSTNSSTGSASDSYRSQFSSIFSNFFPDNSSAQQQVDNFSSPQNSTSRSSNTASQSPNLTEEPSTVKNNTQRSVNSGKGKLPNSNQSKIVAPEAPVAGNHSASLPVNSAPNVDKESLLVRNHTQSSENSDKLKVLKPNQTTVPTLKAPVDPNQSAILPVKSDSSEKTNSGKEVKDVLGKGEMSNNTAWLSKKQRNETKPGVSAKQGNDSLVESLMNCDLFDGEWVRDDLYPLYKPGSCSLIDEQFNCILNGRPDKDYQKMKWKPMGCNLPRLDGSLLLNLLRGKRLVFVGDSLNRNMWESLVCILRNSVKDQSKVYEANGRHHFRGEASYSFIFKDYNCSVEFFVTPFLVQEWEMPDKNGAKKETLRLDLVGRSSYQYKEADFIIFNTGHWWTHEKTSRGKDYYQEGSHVYGELNVLEAFRKALTTWARWVDANINPLKSLVFFRGYSESHFSGGQWNSGGQCDQETQPIKNLTYLRPYPPKMMVLEKILKGMKTHVTYMNITRMTDFRKDGHPSIYRKQKLSEEERRSPVRFQDCSHWCLPGVPDAWNEILFAELLIEQHKKQQQRKRS is encoded by the exons ATGGCCGAGGCTAAAAAGTACATCCCCATCGCCGGCGGGAGCTTGATCTCAGACGTCAAGAGCCTCTTCCCCATCCTCAAAACCAGAAGAACCGCTGTTTTAGTATATGGGTTCGTGTTTGCTTTTGTTGCTTTCACTGTTTTTTTAGCTTTCAGTCCCTCATCCAACTCTTCCTCTCCTTGGTTCATCAACATTTTCGGTGGTAGTAGTACCAATAGTAGTACGGGTTCAGCAAGTGACTCTTACAGATCTcaattctcttctattttctcaaacttcttcCCCGACAATTCGTCCGCACAACAGCAAGTTGATAACTTTTCTTCTCCACAAAACAGTACCTCTAGATCTAGTAATACTGCATCCCAATCTCCTAATCTCACTGAAGAACCTTCCACTGTGAAAAACAATACTCAACGTTCAGTAAATTCTGGTAAGGGTAAACTCCCAAACTCAAATCAATCTAAAATTGTTGCTCCGGAGGCTCCGGTGGCTGGCAATCACAGTGCAAGTCTGCCGGTGAATTCAGCTCCTAATGTGGATAAAGAATCACTTCTTGTGAGAAATCACACCCAAAGTTCAGAGAATTCTGATAAACTGAAAGTTTTGAAACCAAATCAGACTACCGTACCCACCCTTAAAGCTCCGGTGGATCCAAATCAGAGTGCGATTCTGCCGGTGAAATCAGATTCTTCTGAGAAGACAAATTCTGGAAAAGAAGTGAAAGATGTTTTAGGGAAGGGTGAGATGTCGAATAATACGGCTTGGCTATCGAAGAAACAGAGAAATGAGACTAAACCAGGAGTGTCGGCGAAGCAGGGGAACGATAGTTTGGTGGAGTCTTTGATGAATTGCGATTTATTTGATGGGGAATGGGTGAGAGACGATTTGTATCCGCTTTACAAACCCGGTTCGTGCTCGCTTATCGATGAGCAATTCAATTGTATTCTTAACGGCAGGCCTGACAAAGATTACcagaaaatgaaatggaaacCCATGGGATGCAATCTCCCAAG GTTGGATGGAAGTCTCTTGTTGAATTTGTTGAGAGGCAAGCGGCTAGTTTTTGTAGGTGATTCTCTGAATAGGAATATGTGGGAATCTCTTGTTTGCATCCTGAGGAACTCGGTGAAAGATCAGAGTAAGGTTTATGAAGCAAATGGGAGACACCATTTTCGCGGGGAAGCTTCATACTCTTTCATATTCAAA GATTATAACTGCTCTGTAGAGTTCTTTGTAACTCCTTTCTTAGTTCAAGAATGGGAAATGCCAGACAAAAATGGAGCGAAGAAGGAAACACTTCGGCTTGATTTAGTGGGGAGATCTTCTTATCAATATAAAGAGGCCGATTTCATTATCTTTAACACTGGACACTGGTGGACTCATGAAAAAACTTCCAGAGG GAAAGACTATTATCAAGAAGGAAGCCATGTCTACGGTGAACTGAATGTTCTTGAGGCATTTAGAAAAGCTTTAACTACATGGGCCAGATGGGTTGATGCCAATATAAATCCATTAAAGTCTCTGGTCTTCTTCAGAGGTTATTCTGAATCCCATTTCAG TGGTGGACAGTGGAATTCTGGTGGGCAATGCGACCAGGAGACTCAGCCTATTAAGAATTTAACATATCTGAGGCCATACCCACCTAAGATGATGGTTTTGGAGAAAATTCTTAAAGGGATGAAAACTCATGTCACCTACATGAATATTACAAGAATGACAGATTTCAGGAAGGATGGCCACCCTTCAATATATCGGAAGCAGAAGTTGTCGGAGGAGGAAAGGAGATCACCAGTTAGGTTTCAGGACTGCAGCCACTGGTGCCTTCCCGGGGTACCTGATGCATGGAATGAGATTCTCTTTGCCGAGCTTCTCATTGAACAGCACAAGAAGCAACAACAGCGGAAGAGATCTTAG